In Rhizobiales bacterium NRL2, a genomic segment contains:
- a CDS encoding uroporphyrinogen-III C-methyltransferase, protein MRNIHDIDTGTDMVWPEFLPGWVWLAGAGPGDPGLVTLHALSALKQADVVVYDALVDSRILGWVRTDVPTEYAGKRGGKPSPKQRDISLRLIELAREGKRVLRLKGGDPFVFGRGGEEALSLAEAGVPFRIIPGVTAGVGGLAYAGIPVTHRDVNQAVTFLTGHDQNGLAPSRIDWDAIAKGSPVIVMYMAVKHLDHIARRLMAAGRSPDEPVAVVCDASLPTQRVLETTLGEAADDVETEGITPPALICVGGVVPLRRVLDWQAGAPAPQDVFQALGRGSRDAG, encoded by the coding sequence ATGCGAAACATCCATGACATCGACACCGGCACCGACATGGTCTGGCCCGAGTTCCTGCCGGGCTGGGTCTGGCTGGCCGGCGCGGGGCCGGGCGATCCGGGCCTCGTTACCCTGCACGCGCTCTCGGCGCTGAAGCAGGCCGACGTCGTCGTCTACGACGCCCTGGTCGACAGCCGTATCCTGGGCTGGGTGCGGACGGACGTGCCGACCGAGTATGCCGGCAAGCGCGGCGGCAAGCCGTCGCCAAAACAGCGCGACATCTCGCTCCGCCTGATCGAGCTGGCGCGCGAGGGCAAGCGCGTGCTGCGGCTCAAGGGCGGCGACCCCTTCGTCTTCGGGCGCGGCGGCGAGGAGGCGCTGAGCCTGGCGGAGGCCGGCGTGCCGTTCCGCATCATTCCCGGCGTCACCGCTGGAGTCGGCGGCCTCGCCTATGCCGGCATTCCGGTGACCCACCGCGACGTCAATCAGGCAGTGACCTTTCTGACCGGCCACGACCAGAACGGTCTGGCGCCCTCGCGGATCGACTGGGATGCCATCGCCAAAGGCTCCCCGGTCATCGTCATGTACATGGCGGTGAAACATCTCGACCATATCGCGCGCCGGCTGATGGCCGCCGGCCGTTCGCCGGATGAACCGGTGGCGGTGGTCTGCGACGCCAGCCTGCCGACCCAGCGGGTGCTGGAGACGACGCTTGGCGAGGCGGCCGACGATGTCGAGACCGAGGGGATCACGCCGCCCGCCCTGATCTGCGTCGGCGGCGTGGTGCCGCTGCGCCGCGTCCTCGACTGGCAGGCCGGCGCGCCCGCGCCTCAGGATGTCTTTCAGGCGCTGGGGCGCGGCTCCCGAGACGCCGGCTGA
- a CDS encoding ferritin, protein MSSEGLHEPIERLSEETLDLHRAIVSLMEEFEAVDWYQQRVDATGDAELKAVLAHNRDEEIEHAAMNLEWLRRNMPKLDEELRANLFTEGPITGHHGEDGDAGEAHGEPAGGDGDLGIRSLKA, encoded by the coding sequence ATGTCCAGCGAAGGTCTGCACGAGCCGATCGAACGCCTGTCGGAAGAGACCCTGGATCTCCATCGGGCGATCGTCAGCCTGATGGAAGAGTTCGAGGCTGTGGACTGGTACCAGCAGCGCGTCGACGCGACCGGCGATGCCGAGCTCAAGGCGGTGCTGGCCCACAACCGCGACGAGGAAATCGAACACGCGGCGATGAACCTGGAATGGCTGCGCCGGAACATGCCCAAGCTGGATGAGGAACTGCGCGCCAACCTGTTTACCGAAGGCCCGATCACCGGCCATCACGGTGAAGACGGCGACGCGGGCGAAGCGCACGGCGAACCGGCCGGCGGGGACGGTGATCTGGGCATTCGCAGCCTGAAGGCGTGA
- a CDS encoding cobyrinic acid a,c-diamide synthase (responsible for the amidation of carboxylic groups at position A and C of cobyrinic acid or hydrogenobrynic acid), producing MTAAGGLILAAPSSASGKSTLTIGLLAAFARRGGVRAAKCGPDYIDPMFHALACGAPSVNLDPWAMTSDMLRGLAATQAADAGLLLIEGVMGLFDGAAGGGGSTADLAATLGLPVVLVLDAAHQAQSAAALVRGFDSHREDIRIAGVILNRVGSARHADLIRGALAPLNIPVLGAVQRRADLAMPSRHLGLVPAAEIEGVSKAIDALGDLIAECVDLDCLERLARPLAAASAPPALPPPGQRVAVARDIAFCFAYPHLLDGWRRAGAEILPFSPLADEPPAPEADAVFLPGGYPELHAGRLAMAGNFLDGLRRAAGLGVPVYGECGGYMVLGEGLVDAEGVRHRMAGLLPLETSFAERRLHLGYRELRPREPGPWDGPLAAHEFHYATVLSEGAGEPLFDAAAADGTPLPPMGRRAGSVMGSFAHVIARRESPTESGGTT from the coding sequence GTGACGGCCGCCGGGGGGCTGATTCTCGCTGCGCCGTCTTCGGCGTCGGGCAAATCGACGCTGACGATCGGTCTGCTGGCGGCTTTCGCCCGCCGCGGCGGGGTGCGGGCGGCCAAGTGCGGCCCCGACTACATCGATCCCATGTTCCACGCCCTGGCCTGCGGCGCGCCCTCGGTGAACCTGGACCCGTGGGCGATGACGTCCGACATGCTGCGCGGCCTTGCCGCGACGCAGGCGGCCGATGCGGGTCTGCTGCTGATCGAAGGCGTCATGGGTCTGTTCGACGGTGCAGCCGGGGGCGGCGGCTCCACCGCCGACCTCGCCGCAACGCTCGGCCTGCCGGTGGTTCTGGTGCTCGATGCCGCCCATCAGGCGCAGTCGGCGGCGGCGCTGGTCAGGGGCTTCGACAGCCATCGCGAGGACATCCGTATCGCCGGGGTCATTCTCAACCGGGTCGGCAGCGCCCGCCACGCCGACCTGATCCGCGGCGCGCTGGCGCCGCTGAATATCCCTGTGCTCGGCGCGGTCCAGCGGCGCGCCGATCTCGCCATGCCTTCACGGCATCTCGGCCTGGTGCCGGCAGCCGAGATCGAAGGGGTGAGCAAGGCGATCGATGCGCTGGGCGACCTGATCGCCGAGTGTGTCGACCTCGACTGCCTGGAACGGCTGGCCCGGCCCCTGGCCGCAGCATCTGCGCCGCCGGCGCTACCGCCGCCCGGCCAGCGCGTCGCGGTCGCGCGGGATATCGCCTTCTGCTTCGCCTACCCGCATCTGCTGGACGGCTGGCGACGCGCGGGCGCCGAGATCCTGCCCTTCTCGCCGCTGGCCGATGAACCGCCCGCGCCGGAGGCCGATGCGGTTTTCCTCCCGGGCGGCTATCCGGAACTGCATGCGGGCCGGCTGGCGATGGCTGGAAACTTCCTGGACGGCCTGCGCCGCGCGGCCGGTCTGGGGGTGCCGGTCTACGGCGAATGCGGGGGCTACATGGTCCTGGGCGAGGGGCTCGTCGACGCCGAGGGCGTGCGTCATCGGATGGCGGGGCTGTTGCCGCTGGAAACCTCCTTCGCGGAACGGCGCCTCCATCTCGGCTACCGGGAACTGAGGCCGCGCGAGCCGGGGCCCTGGGACGGGCCGCTGGCGGCGCATGAGTTCCACTACGCGACGGTGCTGTCGGAGGGTGCCGGCGAGCCCCTGTTCGATGCCGCCGCAGCCGACGGCACGCCGCTCCCCCCCATGGGACGCCGCGCGGGCAGCGTCATGGGTTCTTTCGCCCACGTGATCGCCAGGCGCGAATCGCCTACCGAATCGGGTGGTACGACCTGA
- a CDS encoding class II aldolase yields the protein MPDTAPIVKSVRDKVSDAEWDVRVDLAAFYRLVAHYGWDDLTATHISARVPGEDAFLLNPHGLFFDEITASSLVKVDYDNNVLLDGGYPINQAGFTIHSAVLSGRPDVTCAAHTHTRAGMAVSAMKDGLLPLAQTALRFHNRLSYHDYEGVALDHSERERLIGHLGKNKAMILRNHGLLTCGESVSETFNVLFYLEKSCQLQVDCLGSGRELHLPDEETCEFTAQQFDKFSPLGKRDWPGLLRKLDRIDPGFRA from the coding sequence ATGCCTGATACCGCACCGATCGTGAAATCCGTCCGCGACAAGGTCTCGGACGCCGAATGGGACGTCCGCGTCGATCTCGCGGCCTTCTACCGTCTCGTCGCCCACTATGGCTGGGACGACCTGACCGCGACCCATATCTCGGCCCGCGTGCCGGGCGAGGACGCCTTCCTGCTCAATCCGCACGGGCTGTTCTTCGACGAGATCACGGCGTCCAGCCTGGTGAAGGTGGACTACGACAACAACGTGCTGCTGGACGGCGGTTATCCGATCAACCAGGCGGGCTTCACCATCCATTCGGCGGTGCTGAGCGGCCGCCCGGACGTGACTTGTGCGGCACACACCCATACCCGCGCGGGCATGGCCGTCTCCGCCATGAAGGACGGGCTGCTGCCGCTGGCCCAGACCGCGCTCCGGTTCCACAACCGCCTTTCCTATCACGACTACGAAGGCGTCGCGCTCGACCACTCCGAGCGCGAGCGGCTGATAGGCCACCTGGGCAAGAACAAGGCGATGATCCTGCGCAACCACGGCCTGCTGACCTGCGGCGAGTCGGTTTCGGAGACCTTCAACGTGCTGTTCTATCTGGAGAAGTCCTGCCAGCTTCAGGTCGATTGCCTGGGCAGCGGCCGCGAACTGCACCTGCCGGACGAGGAAACCTGCGAGTTCACCGCCCAGCAGTTCGACAAGTTCTCGCCGCTGGGCAAGCGCGACTGGCCGGGCCTGCTGCGCAAGCTCGACCGCATCGATCCGGGTTTCCGGGCGTAG
- a CDS encoding inositol monophosphatase translates to MERAARKAARNLLHDLGEVEQLQVSRKGPADFVSTADLQAEKTLREELSKARPDFGFILEEGGRVEAPDGDSYWIIDPLDGTTNFLHGIPHFAISIALMQRGEIQAGVILEPVRDELFYAEKGKGAFMNDRRLRVSGRTKMADALLATGIPYMGKPGHDTLLAELRALTDSVSGIRRLGVASLDLAYVAAGRFEGFWERGLQQWDMAAGLILIREAGGLVTDIGGGRKMLETGDVVAGNTSIHPLLLNALKKASAST, encoded by the coding sequence ATGGAGCGCGCGGCCCGCAAGGCGGCGCGCAACCTGCTGCACGATCTGGGCGAGGTCGAGCAGCTGCAGGTGTCCCGCAAGGGCCCGGCCGATTTCGTCAGCACCGCGGACCTGCAGGCCGAGAAGACCCTCCGCGAGGAACTGTCGAAGGCCCGTCCCGATTTCGGTTTCATCCTGGAGGAGGGCGGCCGCGTCGAGGCGCCCGACGGCGACAGCTACTGGATCATCGATCCGCTGGACGGCACAACGAACTTCCTGCACGGCATTCCGCATTTCGCCATTTCCATCGCGCTGATGCAGCGCGGAGAGATCCAGGCCGGCGTCATCCTGGAACCCGTGCGCGACGAGCTGTTCTACGCCGAGAAGGGCAAGGGCGCGTTCATGAACGACCGCCGCCTGCGCGTGTCCGGCCGCACGAAGATGGCCGATGCCCTGCTGGCGACGGGCATTCCCTACATGGGCAAGCCGGGCCACGACACGCTGCTGGCGGAACTCAGGGCGCTGACCGACAGCGTTTCCGGCATTCGCCGCCTCGGCGTGGCCTCGCTGGACCTGGCCTATGTCGCCGCGGGCCGTTTCGAGGGCTTCTGGGAGCGCGGTCTGCAGCAGTGGGACATGGCCGCCGGCCTCATCCTGATCAGGGAGGCCGGGGGTCTGGTGACCGACATCGGGGGCGGACGGAAGATGCTGGAGACCGGCGACGTCGTCGCCGGCAACACGTCGATCCACCCGCTGCTTCTCAACGCGCTCAAGAAGGCATCGGCAAGTACCTGA
- a CDS encoding flagellar motor protein MotA, with the protein MTQPSAYLTRILVFLVIVVGVIAVLHEPIIRAFMTNPALNGLIVGVLLIGVVYVLRQVFQLRPAVRWVETFRRKEPGLSTQSPPAMMSPLATMLQDKKGRVSLSTLSMRSLLDSIAARLDESRDMSRYLIGLLVFLGLLGTFWGLLETIASIGDTISSLSVEGVEFGAVFDDLKRGLEQPLEGMGTAFSSSLFGLAGSLVLGFLDLQASQAQNRFYNDLEEWLSSFTRLSSGGGLAESEASVPVYVQALLEQTADSLDNLQRIMARSEESRGTGNQTLLQLAERLASLTDQMRAERDLMVKLAEGQMEMKPILQRIAVATEQGGDSSMETHLRNLDVYVARLLEETTSGRQHSVDEIRAEIKVLTRTIAAIADEGR; encoded by the coding sequence ATGACCCAGCCCTCAGCCTATCTGACGCGGATACTCGTCTTCCTGGTGATCGTCGTCGGCGTCATCGCCGTGCTGCACGAACCCATCATCCGTGCCTTCATGACCAATCCGGCGCTGAACGGCCTGATCGTCGGCGTGTTGCTGATCGGCGTGGTCTACGTGCTGCGCCAGGTCTTCCAGCTGCGGCCGGCGGTGCGCTGGGTGGAGACCTTCCGGCGCAAGGAGCCCGGCCTGTCGACGCAGTCGCCGCCGGCCATGATGTCGCCGCTGGCGACCATGCTGCAGGACAAGAAGGGGCGGGTCAGCCTGTCGACGCTTTCCATGCGATCGCTCCTCGATTCGATCGCGGCGCGGCTGGACGAAAGCCGCGACATGTCGCGTTACCTGATCGGACTGCTGGTGTTCCTCGGCCTGCTGGGCACCTTCTGGGGCCTGCTGGAAACGATCGCATCGATCGGCGACACGATCAGTTCGCTGTCTGTGGAGGGCGTCGAGTTCGGCGCCGTTTTCGACGACCTCAAGCGCGGGCTGGAACAGCCCCTGGAGGGCATGGGCACCGCCTTTTCGTCCTCGCTCTTCGGCCTTGCCGGTTCGCTGGTGCTGGGTTTCCTCGACCTCCAGGCCTCTCAGGCGCAGAACCGCTTCTACAACGACCTGGAGGAGTGGCTTTCCAGCTTCACGCGGCTGTCCAGCGGCGGCGGGCTGGCCGAGTCCGAGGCCTCGGTTCCCGTTTACGTCCAGGCCCTGCTGGAGCAGACCGCCGACAGTCTGGACAACCTGCAGCGGATCATGGCGCGGTCCGAGGAATCCCGCGGCACCGGCAACCAGACGCTGCTCCAGCTCGCCGAACGGCTCGCCAGCCTGACCGACCAGATGCGCGCAGAGCGCGACCTGATGGTGAAGCTTGCCGAGGGTCAGATGGAGATGAAGCCGATCCTGCAGCGTATCGCTGTCGCGACCGAGCAGGGCGGCGACAGCTCGATGGAAACCCACCTGCGCAATCTCGACGTCTATGTCGCGCGGCTGCTGGAGGAGACCACCTCCGGCCGCCAGCACTCGGTCGACGAGATCCGCGCCGAAATCAAGGTGCTGACGCGGACCATCGCGGCCATCGCTGACGAAGGGCGCTGA
- a CDS encoding MBL fold metallo-hydrolase, with protein MSGNDDFSVRFWGVRGSIACSAPDVIRYGGNTSSLEVRAGERLLVFDGGSGLRYLGKQLAAQPPGDADLFLTHTHFDHVCGLPFFVPFFIPGWKFRVWAGHLLPALTLERVLHDMMIAPLFPVPPTIFNADIDYRDFRAGEELVPADDVVVKTCPLEHPNDATGYRVEFDGRSICYITDTEHPAEGNDPRLVEFLRDADIVIYDASYTDEEYKQRVGWGHSTWEAGMRLCDAANAKTYVVFHHDPEHDDDFMDGIARDVEKARPGSVVAREGMVLRP; from the coding sequence TTGAGCGGAAACGACGACTTTTCCGTCCGCTTCTGGGGGGTGCGCGGCTCCATCGCCTGTTCGGCGCCGGACGTGATCCGTTATGGCGGCAACACCTCCTCCCTGGAAGTCCGCGCCGGCGAGCGGCTTCTGGTCTTCGACGGCGGCTCCGGCCTGCGCTATCTTGGCAAGCAGCTGGCCGCACAGCCCCCCGGCGACGCCGACCTGTTTCTGACCCACACCCATTTCGACCATGTCTGCGGCCTGCCCTTCTTCGTGCCCTTCTTCATTCCGGGCTGGAAGTTCCGGGTCTGGGCGGGCCACCTGCTGCCGGCGCTGACGCTGGAGCGGGTGCTGCACGACATGATGATCGCACCGCTGTTCCCGGTGCCGCCGACGATCTTCAATGCCGACATCGATTATCGCGATTTCCGCGCCGGCGAGGAACTCGTACCGGCCGACGACGTCGTGGTGAAGACCTGTCCGCTGGAGCACCCGAACGACGCCACGGGCTACCGCGTCGAGTTCGACGGCCGCTCGATCTGCTACATCACCGACACCGAGCATCCGGCCGAGGGCAACGATCCGCGGCTGGTCGAGTTCCTCAGGGACGCCGACATCGTCATCTACGACGCCAGCTATACCGACGAGGAATACAAGCAGCGCGTCGGCTGGGGTCATTCGACCTGGGAGGCCGGGATGCGCCTCTGCGACGCGGCGAACGCTAAGACCTATGTCGTCTTCCATCACGATCCCGAACATGACGACGATTTCATGGACGGCATCGCCCGGGACGTCGAGAAGGCCCGGCCCGGCTCCGTCGTCGCCCGCGAAGGCATGGTGCTGAGGCCGTAG
- a CDS encoding DNA-binding protein has translation MTATRESLMARLDELGIETRTVDHPPVFTVEEAKDLRGDLLGGHTKNLFLKDKKGALWLVVCLEDRRVDLKALRKRLGAAQLSFGKPDLLREKLGIEPGSVTPFSVINDHRGEVTLVLDQEMLDIDPLNFHPLRNDATTQIAPDDLVAFARATGHEPLISEIDETRDD, from the coding sequence ATGACGGCGACGCGCGAGAGCCTGATGGCGCGGCTGGACGAGCTGGGCATCGAAACCCGTACCGTGGATCATCCGCCGGTCTTCACCGTCGAGGAGGCGAAGGACCTGCGCGGGGACCTGCTGGGCGGTCATACCAAGAACCTATTCCTTAAGGACAAGAAGGGCGCGCTCTGGCTGGTGGTCTGCCTGGAGGACCGCCGCGTCGATCTCAAGGCGCTGCGCAAGCGTCTCGGCGCGGCGCAGCTCAGCTTCGGCAAGCCGGATCTGCTGCGCGAGAAGCTGGGTATCGAACCGGGGTCGGTGACGCCGTTCTCGGTGATCAACGATCACCGCGGTGAGGTCACATTGGTGCTGGACCAGGAGATGCTGGACATCGATCCGCTCAATTTCCATCCGCTGCGCAACGACGCCACGACGCAGATCGCGCCGGATGACCTGGTGGCCTTCGCCCGCGCCACCGGCCACGAACCGCTGATCAGCGAAATCGACGAGACGCGCGACGACTAG
- a CDS encoding elongation factor P: MKINGNAIRPGNVIEHKGGLWRAVRIQHTQPGKGGAYLQVELRNLRDGSKLNERFRSSETVERARLEQRDYQYLFMDENMITFMDTESYEQININRELVGDDAVYLQDGMMVQVEFHEEEPLGVILPEHVTLEVTETEPTVKGQTAASSYKPAILNNGMRCMVPPFVDVGERIVVATAEGAYVKRAD, from the coding sequence ATGAAGATCAACGGAAACGCCATCCGTCCCGGCAACGTCATCGAGCACAAGGGCGGACTCTGGCGCGCGGTGCGCATCCAGCACACCCAGCCGGGCAAAGGCGGGGCCTATCTGCAGGTAGAGCTGCGCAACCTGCGCGACGGCAGCAAGCTCAACGAGCGCTTCCGGTCCTCTGAGACGGTGGAGCGCGCGCGCCTCGAGCAGCGGGACTATCAGTACCTGTTCATGGACGAGAACATGATCACCTTCATGGACACCGAGAGCTACGAACAGATCAACATCAACAGGGAACTCGTCGGCGACGACGCGGTCTACCTGCAGGACGGCATGATGGTGCAGGTGGAGTTCCACGAGGAGGAGCCGCTGGGCGTCATCCTGCCCGAGCACGTCACGCTGGAAGTCACGGAGACCGAGCCGACCGTGAAGGGCCAGACGGCGGCCTCCAGCTACAAGCCGGCGATCCTGAACAACGGCATGCGCTGCATGGTGCCGCCCTTCGTCGACGTCGGCGAACGGATCGTGGTCGCCACCGCCGAAGGCGCCTACGTCAAGCGCGCCGACTGA
- a CDS encoding thiamine-phosphate diphosphorylase, translating to MTDEASCRLYLITPPAIDLDAFAEDLAAALDGGDVACLQLRLKGAGDDDVRRAVERLMPLAHARDVAFLINDRPDIAVEMGADGVHVGAEDTPYPEARAIVGDDAIVGVSCYDSRQRAMELGDAGADYVAFGAFFRTATKTPKTSVTPDVIEIWSSMTTVPCVAIGGITVENCGPLVRAGADFLAVVNGVWGREGGPGAAVAAFERAIAANRPS from the coding sequence ATGACCGATGAAGCCTCCTGCCGTCTCTACCTGATCACCCCGCCGGCGATCGACCTTGATGCCTTCGCCGAGGATCTGGCCGCCGCGCTGGACGGCGGTGACGTCGCCTGCCTGCAGCTTCGCCTGAAGGGCGCCGGCGATGACGATGTGCGCCGCGCGGTCGAACGGCTGATGCCGCTCGCGCATGCCCGGGACGTCGCCTTTCTGATCAACGACCGGCCCGACATCGCCGTCGAGATGGGGGCGGACGGCGTCCACGTGGGCGCGGAGGACACGCCCTATCCGGAAGCGCGCGCCATCGTGGGCGACGATGCGATCGTCGGCGTCTCCTGCTACGACTCGCGCCAGCGGGCCATGGAACTGGGCGATGCCGGCGCCGACTATGTCGCCTTCGGCGCCTTCTTTCGCACCGCCACCAAGACGCCGAAGACTTCCGTGACGCCGGATGTCATTGAAATCTGGTCTTCGATGACCACCGTCCCCTGTGTGGCCATCGGCGGGATCACCGTGGAGAACTGCGGTCCGCTGGTCCGCGCCGGCGCGGATTTTCTGGCGGTGGTCAATGGCGTCTGGGGCCGCGAGGGCGGCCCCGGAGCCGCGGTCGCCGCCTTCGAGCGGGCGATTGCGGCCAACCGGCCAAGCTGA